tgaggtatttgatgtttggggcatagacttcatgggcccattcccaccatcctttggatacacttatatcatccttgcagtggattatgtgtccaaatgggtggaagctagagcaactaagacCGATGATGCCAAAGCAGTAGTaaactttgtgaagaccaacatctttgccagacatggagtatcaaaagcaatcatcagtgatagagggacccatttttgcaatagggtggtggaaagccttctcagaaaacacaatgtcatacataggatatccacagcctaccaccctcaaacaaatgggcaagTTGAAGTCtccaatagagaaatcaaagccatccttgaaaagacagtctccccaaaccgaaaggattggagtaCAAGGTTAGAAGATGCTCTATGGGCCTACAGAATAGCCTACAAGACCCCCATAGTATGTCTCcctacagattggtctatgggaaagcttgtcaccttccagttgaacttgagCACAAAGCCCATTGGGCTGTGAAGAATTGCAACTtggacctcaaagaagctggccaccatcgcaagttgcaactgcaagatctagaggaaataagacgagatgcatatgagaattcatggaactacaaaacaaaaaccaaagcctcacatgacaatcatctttcaagaaaataatttgaggctggtgataaagtcttactctttgactctcattTGAAGTTGTTTCCAGggaagctacggtctaggtggattggaccattcattgtataacattgatagagcataatttagtccattttatattaatattattaataaatatttacatgatttctgcctaatttagtgttttcaatattattttgcagaaaatagtgtaaaaggacaatttggagaaaatctccctaaaactgccttattagAGCAAAGAATGAGGAAAggattttgaagcttaaatattcAAGTTTCTGGGCCCACTTATGGATCAGCCCATTCCCACACCACTCAGCCCAAACGCTTCACGGGACAACTCCAGCACATGGGCCCGCCATTGCACCTCAGCAAATCTCCCGCACCTTCACGCACTTGGGCACCCCCTTTTCCTGCAAAGAACCAAGCGTGCAAGTCCACCATTCCCTCCAGTGGACCAGTCCACGCACAATCAAGCACATGGACAAAGCCCAGCGCATGGACCCGCCGAAGCTCCTCTCTGCACGTGGACCGCTTCATCCACTCCAGCACCCAACACTCACGCGGCCCGCTTCTCCAAATTCACTTCACGTGGACCACATTCCCACTTCACCCATTCTTGCACAATGGCCCAACTTCACCACTCCAGCACATGGTCCCGCCAAGGCATATGGACCAAGCAGCGGACAGCACATGGACCTTTCACTTGCAACAGGGCCCGCCACTCATGCCCCATTTCAACCCACGCATATGGACCGCACAGCGTGGGCCCGCGCTTCATCATTGTCTTCACGTGGACCATGGACCATGGACCAGCGCTTTTTCTCAAAGTTCACGCGAACCACTCACACTAATTCTTCCACTTCAGCGCTCTCACACGTGGACGGCAAATTCCCAATTAGGGCGTCTCTCCAGCTCTATTTAAAGAGCTTTAAGCAGCCAGAAAGAGAATTCAATTCTCACTCGGCAATTTCGGTGCTCGGCGCAAAAGGCAGAATCTCCATcggtttttttccttttcttttccttttaattttctgtttttaattcagccaatgagtgactgatttctttaattctagttgaggattggttgaaactaaggttgtttaatggattgtgagatctgaacataaattattgtctttggttttgttcaatatttatgcaattaatgctttaattatatgattactttgttgttttgatcaaattggccacttgattttaattgcaaagttaattgattgttagttgggattatttttagtccgtaattgctggaaatattctgaccttagaacacttggcataaaaaccaaggaattgcatgatctagcgttatctccatacgtttgggtagttaggattggatctctctatttctttatgcaattacaattgttttgatgcctatggctcaagaacgttccttggcaatttgttaattagtaattaattagaggacgttccctaattaatttaatcataaggagagacatggtggtgagaagcgtctttcaccccataactaatctattgaaccaatcaagataatttaagtttcaatgatcaacccaaacaaccaaagtggatccatatcttcaactaggcttttctcatattgatttactcttttattttaattatttgctttctattattactctcattattagttactacaatcaatctcaaacccccccattttacttttattgcaatttatttttattctgtttccagtttatctcatttgatcccactttcagtcttttatctcatctttaatttattattgttttagtttattttattggtcttgttaagaaaaataaataggtaatcaattctctgtggattcgatcctttcaccaatatctgcagttgtaaaattgttgataaccagaaaggttatttttgaccggcctcgaaaaCCGCGAGTCAAACATGcctacccacatggagctgtagacatcaaaagcatagaaactggaaaaatcttcaaagtaaatggacatcgtctgaagccatactttgaaggattcgcagtacaagtagtggaagaaattccactacaacagCATTCTGCCTAAAGaaatcatgccatgcacaccacaccccaggggagtattcaaattcctttgttctcttttttctttttcattgaggacaatgcatgatttaagtgtgggggtgcatatcttcttctttcttcttcccttctcttcatcttcttcctttATCTTCTGCGATTTtacatgctttcagattgcaaaaattttttttttctcctttcagTCTTGCATTTCTttcagttaattagccacagttgaattttaatttgtttaacctttcaataaaacacacacaaccacaaccttcttcttctttttttgttttgctctactcaaactgatgaactatgttagatgagtccttctttccatgactccattgatgtgataactctttaaacttatgttgaatcaattgcagtgagctatattcatgtttgagaattgccttttgaattgaatctttgagtttgctatgatgaaaaatatattgatgaccctcaattgattgagaataaattgaaattgtgtgaatgaacctaatgtgacttgatttagcaattggtgttgatttgcccaaatcattgaaagaaagaaaattcagcaaaggcaaagacctcaaaagcacaaattcaaaaactgttccaatggtcaaaagactaggaacaaggctagtagccacttggataggtgaccaactgaaaaatataaaccatgacatcaaaaataggttggtgacctttccaagcaaaatcaaagtgcaaaagcctgaataaagtacttcaaggtaagggcaagtcaatccaaaagctagaaaaagtcttaacaaattaatgtgcatgtctctcttgaggaaaacaaatcttagccatggtaagcaaagggaaacaaggaaagggggtaagtaatcttcatgcacttattcttcactgcaatgcttcaaaataagtgtctagagtatgagctaaagtggtaataaggatctagaggaaggaaacttatttgactatgtttatttgcttgaggacaagcaaaagcttaagtgtgggggtatttgatagagcatattatAGCCCAATTTATCCtcatgttcttgatgtttatttacacctattctacctaattttttggttttcaacatgttttgcaagtattaggtgtaaagaagcaatttggagaaaatgctcttaaaaatacgaaaaagtgccaaaattggaaaagccaccttcggcagctctttcggcggccgaaccttcggtccagaggcgaaactcaacctccttcggaagcactttcgggaGCCAAATTTGCCagtcatcttcggcggcactttcggcggccgaaccttcactccagagacgaaagtcaccttccttcggcggcaccttcggccgccgaaccttgcgtccaaagccgaaagtcctgcctctgaaacttaacttaggctgccgaaagggcAGTGCGTCCAGAGCCAaaattgatttcacttgtttgtttgtttttttcatgaccagatctaaaaacagggacacactgccctttgatccagaaattgaacgcactctcagaagacttaGAAAACAAGCCGCAAAAGCTTCATCTGAAGCAATCGAATTTTACCAACAAGctgcaccaatggctgaacctatTCCACAAGATGCTGCCCCAAATGGACTTGCTATCCAGaaccaaatagtccaagaaaatccagcaaataggcctcaagaacaaagagaaagaactaTGGGAGAATTGGCAACCCCTGTAGGTGACtatgcaccactttgcatcacctacccacctctgacagttccctttgaactgaagatAGGTTTGATACACAttctccctaagtttagaggtagagaaaatgaaaatccacacaagcacttaaaagcattcaatatgaTATGTTCATCTATGAAACCTCAAGGTATCTCTGAAGACCAAATTAAGTTAAGAGCCTTCCCCTTTTCATTAGAagactttgctaaagattggttattttacttgccacctggatctattacttcttgggatgatatggtcaaagcctttttgaataaatacttcccaacccataaatcaattggcataataagggAAATCACAAGTATAAAGCAAAAACCATCTGAGGACCtttatgattattgggaaagatttgaaagactttgcacagaatgccctcaacatgacatgtCAGACAAGGCCCTTATACAATTCTTCTTTGGAGGATTATCTccctcagaaagaaaattcatttatGTAACCTGTGGAGGCTCCATTGAAGACAAAACACCTAGACAAATGAGAGAATTAatctccactcttgcagcctcatctaggcaatatggagaagagaggcaactacaaagggccaatgaggtaaATTTTCCTTCTatgtctgaactaacatctgttataaAAAATGCTGTGGTAGATGTGgtacaacagattcaagcaccccagccacctaggccatgtgggatttgtttatgtgtgggacacccaactgatcaatgtcccacactccaagaagaccatcagCAAGCCAACGccattgggaggtacaacaactagcctagatatgatccatactccactacatacaatccaggttggaaagatcaccccaattttagctatggaaagagcaacagtgatcagaactaccaaagttaccaaagaaatcaagtccaaccagcaccttcaactccaaatcagaaccttgagaagatcatgcaaacaatgatggaaacaatggtgagcaccatgcaaggcgtgcgacaagaccTAGACCAAATGACCACATCtatgcaaggcgtgcgacaggacctaagccaaatggccacctctataggccaactgcaaacccaaggtaagctcccttctcaaactgaaaccaaccccagacagaatgttagtgctattactttgagaagtggcaaagagcttcaagatactaatcatgagcaagaaaaagaaccaaagccacctgaagcctctccatcgcAATCCGCAGCTCCTCCTGAGCAAAAGACTGACCCAAAGATaagctttcacattccacctccttttcccaagagatttgaaagaacacaaaaagaaaaggaagaaaaggagatccttgacactttcagaaaagtacaaatcaatatacctctgctagatgctgttaagcagattcccaggtacgctaaaTTTCTGAAGGAACTTTGCACTAATAGGAGAAAGCTTgcagagagagaaaaagtaagtgtaggtgagatTGTGACTGCTGTTatcaaaagagaactccctactaaatgcaaagacaaaggtatgtttgctatctcttgcaaaattgggaatgttggtattaagaaagccatgtgtgatcttggtgcatccattaatgtcatgcctctctccatctataaatctctcaatgcatgtgcactcaatgaaacaagagttgtgattcaactagctgatagatctgtagtatatcccataggtgttctagaagatgtgttagtccaagtaaatgagcttgtctttcctgctgatttttatgtgattgatactaaggaagatagttataatactagttctgatatccttcttggacgtcctttcttgagtactgctagaactaagattgatgtgcatgatggtactctcactatggaatttgagggggaagtcattaaatataatgtctatgattccatgaaatatccacatgatatatcccctgtttatggtctggatattgttgactgcttgagccaggaaatttttaatgaaaatcaagatgatattcttaacagtgatttctgcagagatactgatcaggtacagattgagagccagacagagccaaaactgaaagaaactgtctGTAGCATCCAGCAGATAGTTTACAGTCAAGCACAGAACGAGGGAAACTCCCTCCAGAAGGATGCGCAGAAGAGCCTTGCGCCATCTGAAACACCTTCATGCGCAACTCTTCAGCTCCCAACGCAAAGCTCACCCGCCAATCCTCTTCTGCAGTCCAGTTTTGTGCACAAGGAGTACCCTAAGGCCAGTCCTGCGCAAGGTAAACAATCTGAAACCCTTTCTGACAAGATTCCAacacaagcaagctcttctagTCCCCCTTCGCAACACCCTCCTAAATTTGAAGAATGTAAGGATGAtctccttgaacaaatcttccttgcccaatctgatgaaccatggtacgcagacatggtgaactacttggctacaggtaacttgccttctgacatgccaaagcacaccaaagacaaaataaagaaagatgccaaatactatgtttgggatgaaccatatttgtggaaacattgtgctgaccaaatgataaggagatgtatcccagaccaagaaatagcttctGTTCTTACTTTTtgccattcatatagttgtggtggacactttggtccgagaaagactgctcataaaatacttgaaagtggcctgttttggcccactatttttcgagatgcttttctgttttgcagatcttgcgctaggtgtcaacaaactggaaatctgagcaaaagaaatcaaatgccacagaaccccatcatggtctgtgaggtgttTGATGTATGGGGTATAGATTTCATGGGCCctttcccaccatcctttggatacacttatatcattcttgcagtggattatgtatccaagtgggtggaagctagagcaacaaagactgatgatgccaaggcagtggtagactttgtgaaaaccaacatctttgccagacatggagtgccaaaggcaatcatcagtgatagagggacccacttttgcaacaaggtagtagaaagtctcctcagaaagcacaatgtgatccataaaacatccacagcctaccaccctcagacaaatgggcaagctgaagtatccaacagagaaatcaaggccatcctagAAAAAACAGTGTCCCgcaaccgaaaggattggagttCACGTTTggaagatgctttatgggcctCCAGGACAGCATACAAGACCCCTATAGGTATGTCaccttacagattggtctatggaaaagcttgtcaccttccagttgaacttgaacacaaggcatattgggctgtaaagaattgcaacatggacctcaaagaagttggacaccatcgcaagttgcaactacaagagctagaagagataagacgagattcatatgagaactcttggacctacaaaacaaaaaccaaagcctcccatgacagtcatctttcaagaaaacaatttgaggttggtgataaagttttaccctttgactctcgtttgaaattgtttccaggaaagctacgatctaggtggattggaccattcattgtggaaCATGTCTAcccccatggagctgtagacatcaaaaacatagaaactggaaaaatcttcaaagtaaatgggcatcgattgaaaccatattatgaaggattcgcagttcaagtagtggaagaaattccactctcTCGGTCTGAAtagtgatcatgccatgcacaccacaccccaggggagtactcagtttcctttgttctctttttctctcttcttttacattgaggacaatgcatgatttaagtgtgggggtgcatatctcttcttcctctttctctttctttctatcttcttcttccctcttttgcaatttctcctttcagattttttaaccaaaaaaaaaaaaaatttcagttatgcgatttatgctttcagttttcttttagtatatttttgctttcaataatacacacacaaccacaaccatcttcttctttttgttttgctctactcaaaactgatgaactatgttgaatgagtctttctttccatgaccccattgatgtgaaaactctttaaacttatgttgaatcacttgcagtgggttatattcatgcttgagaattgccttttgaattgaatctttgagtttgccatggtgaaaaatatattgatgaccctcaattgattgagaataaattaaagttgtgtgaatgaacttgatgtgacttgatttagcgattggtgttgatttgcccaaatcattgagagaaagaaaattcagcaaaggcaaagacctcaaaagcacaaattgaaaattgttccaatggtcaaaagactatgaacaaggcaagtagccacttggataggtgaccaactgaaaaatataaaccttcaaatcaaaaataggttggtgacctttccaagcaagatctaaagtgcaaaagcctgaataaagtgcttcaaggTAAGgacaagtcaatccaaaagctagaaaaagtcttaaacaaattaatgtgcatgtctctcttgaggaaaacaaattctagccatggtaagtaaagggaaacaaggaaagaaggtgagtaatcttcatgcatatattcttcactgcaatgattcaaaataggtgtctagagtaagagtttaagtggaaataaggatctagagtgagaaagcttatttgactatgattatttgcttgaggacaaacaaaaggctaagtgtgggggtatttcatagagcataatttagtccattttatattaatattattaaaaatatttacatgatttctgcctaatttagtgtttttaatattattttgcagaaaatagtgtaaaaggacaatttggagaaaatctccctaaaactgccttattggaGCAAAGAATGAGGAAAggattttgaagcttaaatattcAAGTTTCTGGGCCCACTTATGGATCAGCCCATTCCCACACCACTCAGCCCAAACGCTTCACGGGACAACTCCAGCACATGGGCCCGCCATTGCACCTCAGCAAATCTCCCGCACCTTCACGCACTTGGGCACCCCCTTTTCCTGCGAAGAACCAAGCGCGCAAGTCCACCATTCCCTCCAGTGGACTAGTCCACGCACAATCAAGCACATGGACAAAGCCCAGCGCATGGACCCGCCGAAGCTCCTCTCTGCACGTGGACCGCTTCATCCACTCTAGCACTCAACACTCACACGGCCCGCTTCTCCAAATTCACTTCACGTGGACCACATTCCCACTTCACCCATTCTTGCACAATGGCCCAACTTCACCACTCCAGCACACGGTTCCGCCAAGGCATATGGACCAAGCAGCGGACAGCACATGGACCTTTCACTTGCAACAGGGCCCGCCACTCATGCCCCACTTCAACCCACGCATATGGACCGCACAGCGTGGGCCCGCGCTTCATCACTGTCTTCACGTGGACCATGGACCATGGACCAGCGCTTTTTCTCAAAGTTCACGCGAACCACTCACACTAATTCTTCCACTTCAGCGCTCTCACACGTGGACGGCAAATTCGGCGTCTCTCCAGCTCTATTTAAAGAGCTTTAAGCAGCCAGAAAGAGAATTCAATTCTCACTCGGCAGTTTCGGTGCTCGGCGCAAAAGGCAGAATCTCCatcagtttttttctttttcttttccttttaattttctgtttttaattcagccaatgagtggctgatttctttaattctagttgaggattggttgaaactaaggttgtttaatggattgtgagatctgaacataaattattgtctttggttttgttcaatatttatgcaattgatgttttaattatatgattactttgttgttttgatcaaattggccacttgattttaattgcaaagttaattgattgttagttgggattatttttagtccgtaattgctggaaatattctgaccttagaacacttggcgtaaaaaccaaggaattgcatgatctagcgttatctccatacgtttgggtagctaggattggatctctctatttctttatgcaattacaattgttttgatgcctatggctcaaggacgttccttggcaatttgttaattagtaattaattagaggacgttccctaattaatttaatcataaggagagacatggtgatgagaagcgtctttcaccccataactaatctattgaaccaatcaagataatttaagtttcaatgatcaacccaaacaaccaaagtggatccatatcttcaactaggcttttctcatattgatttactcttttattttaattatttgctttctattattactctcattattagttactacaatcaatctcaaaccccccattttacttttattgcaatttatttttattctgtttccagtttatctcatttgattccgctttcagtcttttatctcatctttaatttattattgttttagtttattttattggtcttgttaagaaaaataaataggtaatcaattctctgtggattcgatcctttcaccactatctgcagttgtaaaattgttgataaccagaaaggttatttttaaccGGCCTCGAAAACCGCGAGTCAAACATGcctacccacatggagctgtagacatcaaaagcatagaaactggaaaaatcttcaaagtaaatggacatcgtctgaagccatactttgaaggattcgcagtacaagtagtggaagaaattccactacaacagCATTCTGCCTAAAGaaatcatgccatgcacaccacaccccaggggagtattcaaattcctttgttctcttttttcttttacattgaggacaatgcatgatttaagtgtgggggtgcatatcttcttctttcttcttcccttctcttcatcttcttcctttATCTTCTGCGATTTtacatgctttcagattgcaaaattttttttttctcctttcagTCTTGCATTTCTttcagttaattagccacagttgaattttaatttgtttaacctttcaataaaacacacacaaccacaaccttcttcttctttttttg
The sequence above is a segment of the Manihot esculenta cultivar AM560-2 chromosome 5, M.esculenta_v8, whole genome shotgun sequence genome. Coding sequences within it:
- the LOC122723732 gene encoding uncharacterized protein LOC122723732, with amino-acid sequence MDKAQRMDPPKLLSARGPLHPLQHPTLTRPASPNSLHVDHIPTSPILAQWPNFTTPAHGPAKAYGPSSGQHMDLSLATGPATHAPFQPTHMDRTAWARASSLSSRGPWTMDQRFFSKFTRTTHTNSSTSALSHVDGKFPIRASLQLYLKSFKQPEREFNSHSAISVLGAKGRISIENSVKGQFGENLPKTALLEQRMRKGF